The following are from one region of the Parcubacteria group bacterium genome:
- a CDS encoding IMP dehydrogenase: MKEALTFDDVLLLPRYSEILPASASLSARISRNIGAAIPLLSAPMDTVTESRLAIELARLGGMGIIHRNLSIHDQALEVKRAKRAGTKSRPYLVGAAIGAGENALSRARELAKAKVDVIVVDTAHGHSLGVIEMVRALKADKAFRGIDVIAGNIATAEAARALIKAGADAIKVGMGPGSICTTRIVAGIGVPQITAIIEVARGRGKNKDVPVIADGGIKYSGDIIKALGAGADCVMLGSLFAGTAEAPGEIIEVDGKQYKSYRGMGSMGAMGGGSADRYGQGKVREKSKLVPEGIEGVIPYRGRLKDVVHQLAGGIRSGMGYLGAANINELHQKAEFIKVTSAGTRESHPHNIQITKEAPNYRS, encoded by the coding sequence ATGAAAGAGGCGTTAACCTTTGATGACGTGCTCCTCCTGCCCCGGTATTCGGAGATTTTGCCCGCGTCTGCGAGCCTTTCCGCGCGGATTTCCAGAAATATAGGGGCAGCCATTCCGCTCTTGAGCGCGCCCATGGACACGGTGACCGAATCCAGGCTCGCCATTGAGCTTGCGCGGCTCGGGGGCATGGGCATCATCCACCGCAACCTCTCCATTCACGACCAGGCGCTTGAGGTGAAGCGCGCCAAACGGGCCGGAACAAAATCACGCCCTTATTTGGTTGGGGCCGCGATCGGTGCCGGAGAGAATGCGCTCTCCCGCGCGCGGGAGCTGGCAAAAGCTAAAGTTGATGTGATTGTGGTTGATACGGCACACGGGCACTCCTTGGGCGTGATTGAGATGGTTCGCGCCCTCAAAGCGGACAAAGCGTTTAGAGGGATTGATGTCATTGCCGGCAACATCGCAACCGCAGAAGCAGCCCGAGCTCTCATCAAAGCAGGGGCTGACGCCATCAAGGTGGGCATGGGACCGGGGTCTATTTGCACCACGCGCATTGTGGCGGGAATCGGGGTGCCGCAGATCACCGCAATCATTGAAGTAGCGCGCGGCCGCGGCAAAAACAAGGACGTGCCCGTGATTGCGGATGGCGGCATCAAGTATTCGGGAGATATTATCAAAGCGCTCGGCGCCGGGGCTGACTGCGTAATGCTCGGCAGCTTGTTCGCGGGCACGGCCGAAGCCCCCGGGGAAATTATTGAAGTGGACGGGAAGCAGTACAAATCCTACCGCGGCATGGGTTCCATGGGCGCCATGGGAGGGGGGTCGGCGGATCGGTACGGCCAGGGCAAGGTGCGCGAGAAGTCAAAATTGGTTCCCGAAGGCATTGAGGGCGTGATTCCGTACCGCGGGCGCTTAAAAGACGTGGTGCACCAGCTCGCGGGCGGCATCCGGAGCGGCATGGGGTACCTGGGCGCGGCCAACATCAATGAACTCCACCAAAAAGCGGAGTTCATCAAAGTTACGTCTGCGGGAACGCGCGAATCGCACCCGCACAATATCCAGATCACCAAAGAGGCGCCCAACTACCGCTCCTAG
- a CDS encoding ParA family protein, with amino-acid sequence MARVISVINQKGGVGKTTTSINLAVYLAALGKYVLLVDLDPQANATSGIGIEHKELERGLYEVLSGETDLRSIIQAHDLDGLKVAPATNALAGASVELVNVDRREFRLLDVIDQVRHEFDYIIIDSPPSLGLLTINGLVAADEILIPVQAEYFALEGLGQLMNTISLIQENIKPEVKVLGAVLTMYDSRQKLSEQVMHELYQYFPDKIFRSVIPRNVRLTEAPSFGKSILHYDPGSKGAKAYERLAREILELHAHF; translated from the coding sequence ATGGCACGTGTCATTTCGGTCATTAACCAGAAAGGCGGGGTCGGCAAGACAACCACGTCCATTAACTTGGCGGTGTACCTTGCGGCTTTAGGGAAATACGTGCTGCTTGTTGACCTTGATCCCCAGGCAAACGCCACGAGCGGCATTGGCATTGAGCACAAAGAGCTGGAACGGGGATTGTACGAGGTGTTGAGCGGGGAAACGGATCTGCGCTCCATCATCCAGGCCCATGATCTGGACGGCCTCAAGGTGGCCCCGGCCACGAACGCGCTCGCCGGAGCCTCGGTTGAACTCGTGAACGTGGACCGCAGGGAATTCAGATTATTGGACGTGATAGACCAGGTGCGCCACGAGTTTGACTACATCATCATTGATTCTCCGCCCAGCCTGGGGCTTCTCACCATCAACGGCCTGGTTGCGGCAGACGAAATTCTCATACCCGTGCAGGCAGAGTACTTTGCCTTGGAGGGCCTGGGGCAGCTCATGAACACCATCAGCCTGATCCAGGAGAACATCAAGCCCGAAGTCAAAGTGCTGGGAGCGGTGCTCACCATGTACGACTCGCGCCAGAAGCTCTCGGAGCAGGTGATGCATGAGTTGTACCAGTACTTTCCGGACAAGATTTTCCGCAGCGTGATTCCGCGCAACGTGCGGCTCACGGAAGCGCCCTCATTCGGCAAATCAATTCTGCACTATGACCCCGGCTCAAAGGGCGCTAAGGCGTACGAGCGCCTGGCCCGGGAGATTCTGGAACTGCATGCGCACTTTTAA
- the guaA gene encoding glutamine-hydrolyzing GMP synthase yields the protein MKHIAIIDFGSQYAHLIARRIRELGVLSKIYPSDISAQELKDDVIGIILSGGPQSVYGSASPKVDAAIFDLGVPVLGLCYGHQLMAHILGGAVAPGAVREYGRAHVAVHDAQTLLSGVPSSTVWMSHGDSVTKLPEGFAAIGETSDCPIAAMANPEKNFYGLQFHPEVRHTEHGVAILKNFVYAICRAEKNWNVENMIDGIIAAIKKTVGSRNVFLLVSGGVDSSVAFALLTRALGKERVYGLYIDTGFMRLNESEEIQASLKKAGFENLHVLDARETFYERLKGVCGPEEKRKIIGQTFLDVKDRAAEKLNLNPDEWMLGQGTIYPDTIETGGTKHADTIKTHHNRVDAVQKLLSEGKVIEPIADFYKDEVRAIGALLGLPHGMINRHPFPGPGLAIRILCHNALPRDDKIASPAARNDTYDVLPIQSVGVQGDNRTYAHPAVLTASNPPLPEGGTKGGWEWEELDAIASAITNKEKTINRVLLLLNPAGESVFRLPNEARTLTPNRTKLLQKIDAIVHQEITDAGLYDDIWQFPVALIPVGHKHFESIILRPVESQEAMTARFYRMPQAVLARITEKILATGTVDYIFYDITNKPPGTIEWE from the coding sequence ATGAAGCACATTGCAATTATTGATTTCGGGTCCCAGTACGCGCACCTGATTGCCCGCAGAATCCGTGAACTGGGGGTACTCTCCAAGATATACCCGTCCGACATTTCCGCCCAAGAACTCAAGGACGATGTGATCGGGATCATTCTTTCCGGAGGGCCGCAGTCCGTGTATGGCTCTGCGTCCCCAAAAGTTGATGCCGCGATTTTTGATTTGGGAGTTCCGGTCCTGGGCCTGTGCTACGGCCACCAGCTCATGGCGCACATACTTGGCGGCGCGGTTGCGCCGGGAGCGGTGCGCGAGTACGGCAGGGCGCATGTTGCTGTGCATGATGCGCAGACCCTTCTTTCCGGCGTGCCTTCGTCAACGGTGTGGATGAGCCACGGGGACTCAGTGACAAAACTTCCGGAAGGATTTGCCGCAATCGGCGAAACATCCGACTGCCCCATTGCCGCCATGGCGAACCCTGAAAAAAATTTTTACGGCCTGCAGTTCCACCCGGAAGTGCGCCACACGGAGCACGGCGTCGCGATACTGAAAAATTTCGTGTACGCAATCTGCCGCGCCGAAAAAAACTGGAACGTGGAAAACATGATAGACGGCATCATCGCAGCCATCAAAAAAACGGTTGGATCAAGGAACGTGTTTCTCCTGGTTTCGGGGGGCGTTGACTCAAGCGTTGCGTTCGCGTTGCTCACCAGAGCATTGGGCAAGGAGCGCGTGTATGGCTTGTACATTGATACGGGCTTCATGCGCTTAAACGAATCAGAAGAAATCCAAGCAAGCCTCAAAAAAGCGGGATTTGAGAATCTGCATGTGCTTGATGCGCGCGAAACGTTCTATGAACGGCTGAAAGGCGTCTGCGGCCCGGAAGAAAAACGAAAAATCATAGGGCAAACGTTTCTTGACGTAAAAGACCGGGCTGCGGAAAAACTGAACTTGAATCCGGATGAATGGATGCTGGGCCAGGGAACGATCTACCCTGATACCATTGAGACGGGCGGCACAAAGCACGCAGACACCATCAAGACGCACCACAACCGCGTGGACGCGGTCCAGAAGCTCCTTTCCGAGGGGAAAGTGATTGAACCCATTGCGGACTTTTACAAAGATGAGGTGCGCGCCATTGGCGCGCTCCTCGGGCTTCCGCATGGCATGATTAACCGGCACCCCTTTCCCGGGCCCGGACTCGCCATCCGCATCTTATGCCATAATGCGCTCCCACGCGATGATAAGATTGCTTCGCCTGCGGCTCGCAATGACACGTATGACGTCCTGCCCATCCAGTCCGTTGGCGTGCAGGGCGACAACCGGACCTATGCGCACCCCGCTGTTTTGACCGCATCAAATCCCCCCCTGCCCGAGGGGGGGACAAAGGGGGGGTGGGAGTGGGAAGAGCTTGACGCAATCGCAAGCGCAATCACCAACAAAGAAAAAACAATCAACCGCGTGCTCCTACTTCTGAACCCGGCCGGCGAATCCGTGTTCCGGCTTCCGAACGAAGCGCGCACCCTGACTCCGAACCGCACTAAGCTGCTGCAAAAAATTGACGCAATCGTGCACCAGGAAATAACAGATGCCGGGCTGTATGATGACATCTGGCAGTTTCCGGTAGCGCTTATCCCTGTGGGACACAAACACTTTGAATCAATCATCCTGCGGCCCGTGGAAAGCCAGGAGGCCATGACCGCGCGTTTTTACCGCATGCCCCAAGCGGTGCTCGCCCGCATCACCGAAAAAATCCTCGCAACTGGAACAGTTGATTACATCTTCTACGACATCACCAACAAGCCCCCCGGAACCATTGAGTGGGAGTGA
- a CDS encoding ParB/RepB/Spo0J family partition protein gives MKKQNHGLGRGLGSLIPSKSKAALQTLANQHVVGDASVEAGAAQSAVVEIPVGAIVSNRHQPRKHFNQEELERLAQSIREHGIIQPLVVVRDASGQYELIAGERRLRASKLGGLKTVPAIIRKSGELERLEIALIENIQRSDLNPIEEAESYQKLNDEFGLTHQQIADRMGKTRPLISNALRLLGLPSEIQLALSERKINAGHGRAILEVHDDAKRMALFRKILAERLSIIDATQEARKVEVNRHTRTVSKDPNIEAYERALTELLGTRVSIGRKGKNTGVIAIEFYDPKELPGLVAKLMGDESAE, from the coding sequence ATGAAAAAACAAAACCACGGGCTCGGGCGGGGCTTGGGCTCGCTCATTCCGAGCAAATCAAAGGCTGCTCTCCAGACGCTTGCGAACCAGCACGTCGTCGGCGACGCTTCAGTTGAAGCGGGAGCCGCGCAATCAGCTGTTGTTGAAATTCCGGTTGGAGCAATCGTTTCCAACCGGCACCAGCCGCGCAAGCATTTTAACCAGGAAGAATTGGAACGCCTGGCCCAGTCCATTCGTGAGCACGGCATCATCCAGCCGCTCGTTGTGGTGCGGGATGCGAGCGGCCAGTATGAGCTGATTGCCGGGGAACGGCGCTTGCGCGCCTCAAAGCTTGGGGGCTTGAAAACCGTGCCCGCCATCATCCGCAAGTCAGGCGAGCTTGAGCGCTTGGAGATTGCGCTTATTGAGAATATCCAGCGCTCGGACCTAAACCCCATTGAGGAGGCGGAATCTTACCAGAAGCTCAACGACGAGTTCGGGTTAACGCACCAGCAGATTGCGGACCGCATGGGCAAGACCCGGCCGCTCATTTCCAACGCCCTCCGGCTTCTGGGCCTGCCCTCGGAAATCCAGCTCGCGCTTTCCGAGCGCAAAATCAACGCGGGGCACGGCCGCGCCATTTTGGAGGTGCATGACGATGCAAAGCGCATGGCGCTCTTCAGAAAGATTCTCGCGGAACGGCTCTCCATCATAGACGCCACCCAGGAGGCGCGCAAGGTTGAGGTGAACCGGCACACGCGCACCGTGTCCAAGGACCCGAACATAGAGGCCTATGAGCGCGCGCTCACCGAGCTTTTGGGCACGCGCGTTTCCATCGGCAGAAAAGGGAAAAACACGGGGGTCATTGCCATTGAGTTCTACGATCCCAAGGAGCTCCCCGGCCTGGTCGCGAAATTGATGGGGGATGAATCCGCGGAGTAG
- a CDS encoding amidohydrolase family protein yields MESPDHIIASLKTQANLGTDASGHSRHAVSNPAGKRVLVHNAPFLFTCDEFEKISIKIRHSVVIEGDTIVDVLPADRVNPNNFDAVYDAGKRGGIVLTPGLINTHSHIHMYLMRSAMMLDEGESIDETIDAMARWQRHETDESYTIAGIGDLTEQQKHGITATLTHGPSFSAAEIAAEACGHNLVNAVSAVSNSRPENTPEMVAQLFQEKRAHHSTPAIALHYLYKTPEETLRKVRAVMDDHAALLTFHMSESERVTAETVRAHGVRETELLKKYGLLNSHSLASHVLHVHDEEISRLVEHRVGIAHLPTSNVIHKSGTFKFWAFDERGGAPYVSLGTDSVVSKNRLDILTEAYQTRITHLYERTVKFSSLFKMMTVNGGRVLHMPDRGRIIKGAKADIAFWKLKDRGAIPYDEENPVTLLGNIITHGGRYVRDLMIGGRFVIKDRRHQLIDESKLLSETQAAHMAMRKRVRAQNA; encoded by the coding sequence ATGGAATCTCCGGACCACATCATAGCATCCCTCAAAACCCAGGCAAACCTCGGGACGGATGCGAGCGGGCACTCGCGGCACGCCGTGAGCAATCCAGCCGGAAAGCGCGTATTGGTCCACAATGCGCCTTTTTTGTTTACCTGCGATGAGTTTGAAAAGATCAGCATCAAGATACGCCACTCCGTGGTGATAGAGGGCGATACCATTGTTGACGTGCTCCCCGCGGACCGCGTGAACCCGAACAACTTTGACGCGGTGTACGACGCGGGCAAGCGCGGCGGCATCGTGCTCACTCCGGGACTCATCAACACGCACAGCCACATCCACATGTACCTTATGCGGTCAGCCATGATGCTTGATGAGGGCGAGAGCATTGATGAAACTATTGACGCAATGGCGCGCTGGCAGCGGCACGAAACCGACGAATCCTACACCATTGCCGGAATCGGCGACCTCACAGAACAGCAAAAGCACGGCATCACCGCCACGCTCACGCACGGCCCGAGTTTTTCGGCCGCGGAAATCGCGGCCGAGGCGTGCGGCCACAACCTCGTTAATGCGGTGTCCGCGGTGTCAAACTCAAGGCCTGAAAACACGCCAGAAATGGTCGCGCAGCTGTTCCAAGAAAAACGGGCGCACCACTCAACTCCGGCCATAGCCCTCCACTACCTCTACAAAACACCCGAAGAAACGCTGCGAAAAGTGCGCGCCGTCATGGACGATCATGCGGCGTTGCTGACGTTCCATATGTCCGAGTCAGAGCGCGTAACGGCCGAAACGGTGCGCGCGCACGGGGTGCGCGAAACCGAACTGCTAAAAAAATACGGGCTCCTCAACAGCCATTCGCTCGCCTCGCACGTGCTCCACGTGCATGACGAGGAGATCAGCCGGCTCGTGGAGCACCGGGTCGGCATCGCGCATTTGCCCACCTCAAACGTGATCCATAAGAGCGGCACCTTCAAATTCTGGGCGTTTGACGAAAGGGGCGGGGCGCCGTACGTTTCGCTCGGCACGGACTCCGTGGTATCAAAAAACAGGCTGGACATCCTCACCGAGGCGTACCAGACCCGCATCACGCACCTCTATGAGCGCACCGTCAAGTTCAGCTCCCTCTTTAAAATGATGACCGTAAACGGCGGCCGCGTCCTGCACATGCCCGATCGGGGCAGGATTATAAAGGGAGCGAAAGCGGACATCGCGTTCTGGAAACTCAAAGACCGCGGGGCCATCCCGTACGACGAAGAGAATCCCGTCACCCTTCTTGGCAACATTATCACGCACGGCGGCCGCTACGTCCGGGACCTCATGATAGGCGGCCGCTTTGTCATCAAAGACCGCAGGCACCAGCTCATTGACGAAAGCAAACTGCTCTCGGAAACGCAAGCGGCGCACATGGCCATGCGCAAGCGGGTGCGCGCCCAAAACGCTTAG
- a CDS encoding adenylyl cyclase, producing the protein MKNEVEATFLSVNRDAVRNKLKAAGFELKTPEYVMRRKTFDFSRVAPGKNKWGRVRQESDKVTVTIKEIRGSGINDVYEVELVVNDFDTAVSFFEACGVPVKSFQENMREVWKRNGVEVMIDTWPGLNPFVEIEGADETVVRETSKELGFDFEQGVFGSVDLIYEKELGIPTKAIDRMPEITFAHPPKKNAA; encoded by the coding sequence ATGAAAAACGAAGTTGAGGCAACGTTTCTCTCGGTCAATAGAGATGCGGTGCGGAATAAACTTAAGGCAGCCGGGTTTGAGTTAAAAACTCCGGAGTATGTGATGCGCAGAAAAACCTTTGATTTTTCCCGCGTTGCGCCGGGAAAGAACAAGTGGGGGCGCGTCCGCCAGGAATCCGACAAAGTTACCGTGACGATTAAAGAAATCCGCGGCTCGGGCATCAACGATGTGTATGAAGTTGAGCTTGTGGTCAATGACTTTGATACTGCGGTATCCTTTTTTGAAGCATGTGGCGTTCCTGTAAAATCATTCCAGGAAAATATGCGCGAAGTGTGGAAGCGCAATGGGGTGGAGGTCATGATTGACACGTGGCCCGGGCTGAATCCATTTGTGGAAATTGAAGGGGCAGATGAAACAGTCGTGCGAGAAACATCCAAGGAACTAGGATTTGATTTTGAGCAAGGGGTTTTTGGCAGTGTTGATCTGATATACGAAAAAGAGCTTGGCATACCGACCAAGGCCATTGACCGCATGCCGGAAATCACCTTTGCGCATCCGCCAAAAAAAAACGCCGCATGA
- a CDS encoding bifunctional (p)ppGpp synthetase/guanosine-3',5'-bis(diphosphate) 3'-pyrophosphohydrolase yields MADVKELLKIIDEEKLKVDRDLLRLAFEFAQEAHQGRARKNGEPYINHPFETAKTLARYHLDQDTIIAGLLHDVPEDTDKTLAEVRKEFGKDVAGLVEGITKLGKLKYRGIERYIENLRKMFVAMASDIRVIFIKFADRLHNLKTLDALEPEKRERIARETLEIYAPIANRLGIWQLKGKLEDLSFKHLYPAEYESLKQALDKNFKERDEVLNAMCARIGAELKKERMKVVEISGRTKDMWSLYNKLQTHNNEMHRVHDIIALRVVVPTIADCYRTLGIIHNQWKPLPNRFKDFIAQPKPNGYQSVHTTIFCDRGKTIEVQIKTPAMHHAAEYGIAAHWHYDERGSIKLDKTLDWVQELSKWQQEIKDSGEYLDSLKLDVFGDRIFVFTPKGDVIDLPENSTPVDFAYHIHTQIGDKAGAARVNNQMASLDTPLKSGDMVEIIVERSRKGPNRDWLKFVKTRAARDKIKAKAPRGLWGTIASLREKR; encoded by the coding sequence ATGGCCGATGTCAAAGAACTTCTAAAAATCATTGACGAGGAAAAACTGAAAGTGGACCGCGACCTCCTTCGCCTGGCGTTTGAATTCGCGCAAGAAGCGCACCAAGGCAGAGCGCGCAAGAACGGGGAGCCCTACATCAACCACCCCTTTGAAACGGCAAAGACCCTGGCGCGGTATCATTTGGACCAGGACACCATCATCGCGGGACTCTTGCACGACGTGCCCGAAGACACGGACAAAACACTCGCGGAGGTGCGCAAAGAATTCGGCAAAGACGTGGCAGGCCTGGTGGAGGGCATCACCAAGCTCGGCAAATTGAAATACCGCGGCATTGAGCGGTACATAGAAAATCTGCGGAAAATGTTCGTTGCCATGGCCTCGGACATCCGCGTCATCTTCATCAAATTCGCGGACCGCCTGCACAACCTAAAAACCTTGGACGCGCTGGAGCCCGAAAAGCGTGAGCGCATTGCGCGCGAAACCCTGGAAATCTACGCCCCTATCGCAAACCGGCTCGGTATCTGGCAGCTCAAGGGCAAGCTTGAGGACCTCTCGTTCAAGCACCTCTACCCCGCGGAGTACGAAAGCCTCAAGCAAGCGCTTGATAAAAATTTCAAAGAGCGCGACGAGGTGCTCAACGCCATGTGCGCGAGAATCGGAGCTGAACTCAAAAAAGAACGCATGAAAGTCGTGGAAATTTCCGGCCGCACCAAGGACATGTGGAGCCTGTACAACAAGCTGCAGACCCACAACAACGAAATGCACCGCGTCCATGATATCATAGCGCTCCGCGTGGTGGTGCCCACCATTGCGGACTGCTACCGGACCCTGGGGATCATCCATAACCAGTGGAAGCCCCTGCCGAACCGGTTCAAGGACTTCATTGCCCAGCCCAAGCCCAACGGCTACCAGTCCGTGCACACCACCATTTTCTGCGACCGCGGCAAAACCATTGAGGTGCAGATCAAAACCCCTGCCATGCACCACGCCGCGGAGTACGGCATTGCCGCGCACTGGCACTACGACGAGCGCGGCTCCATCAAGCTGGATAAGACATTAGACTGGGTGCAGGAGCTTTCCAAGTGGCAGCAGGAAATAAAAGACAGCGGCGAGTACCTGGATTCGCTCAAACTTGACGTGTTCGGGGACCGGATTTTCGTGTTCACCCCAAAGGGGGACGTGATTGATTTGCCCGAAAACTCAACGCCCGTTGATTTCGCGTACCACATCCACACCCAGATCGGCGACAAGGCCGGAGCGGCGCGCGTCAATAACCAGATGGCATCGCTTGATACGCCCTTAAAGAGCGGGGACATGGTTGAAATCATCGTGGAGCGCTCCCGAAAAGGCCCGAACCGCGACTGGCTCAAGTTCGTAAAAACACGGGCAGCGCGCGACAAGATCAAAGCAAAAGCGCCCCGGGGGCTCTGGGGAACCATCGCAAGCCTGCGGGAGAAGCGGTAA